The following coding sequences lie in one Xanthomonas hortorum pv. pelargonii genomic window:
- the pstB gene encoding phosphate ABC transporter ATP-binding protein PstB, translated as MNDLQNAKPMHRIAVPAAKGSPTAQAPVKVAARNLDFYYDKYHALKSINIEIPEKRVTALIGPSGCGKSTLLRIFNRIYALYPKMEARGEVLLDGENILSPKYPMNRLRSKVGMVFQKPVPFPMTIFENVAYGIRHHEKLSKADMQNRVEQALRQGALWDEVKDKLGQSALGLSGGQQQRLCIARAVALRPDVLLLDEPTSALDPISTSRIEQLVEELKREYTIVIVTHNMQQAARVSDYTAFMYLGDLIEHDRTETIFSQPSKQQTEDYITGRFG; from the coding sequence ATGAACGATCTCCAAAACGCCAAGCCGATGCATCGCATCGCTGTCCCGGCCGCCAAGGGGTCGCCGACCGCGCAGGCGCCGGTGAAGGTGGCCGCACGCAATCTGGATTTCTATTACGACAAATACCACGCGCTCAAGAGCATCAACATCGAGATTCCGGAAAAGCGCGTCACCGCGCTGATCGGGCCTTCGGGTTGCGGCAAGTCGACCTTGCTGCGCATCTTCAATCGCATCTATGCGCTGTATCCGAAGATGGAAGCGCGCGGCGAAGTGCTGCTGGACGGTGAAAACATCCTGTCGCCGAAGTACCCGATGAACCGGCTGCGCAGCAAGGTCGGCATGGTGTTTCAGAAGCCGGTGCCGTTTCCGATGACGATCTTCGAAAACGTCGCCTACGGCATTCGCCACCACGAAAAACTGTCCAAGGCCGACATGCAGAACCGTGTCGAGCAGGCGCTGCGTCAAGGTGCGCTGTGGGACGAGGTCAAGGACAAGCTGGGGCAAAGCGCGCTGGGTCTGTCCGGCGGTCAGCAGCAGCGCCTGTGCATCGCACGTGCGGTGGCGCTGCGTCCGGATGTGTTGCTGCTGGACGAACCGACCTCGGCGCTGGATCCGATTTCCACCAGCCGCATCGAGCAGCTGGTGGAAGAACTCAAGCGCGAATACACCATCGTGATCGTGACCCACAACATGCAGCAGGCCGCGCGCGTATCGGACTACACCGCTTTCATGTATCTGGGCGACCTGATCGAACACGACCGCACCGAAACGATCTTTTCCCAGCCGTCCAAGCAGCAAACCGAGGATTACATCACCGGTCGGTTCGGTTGA
- a CDS encoding RcnB family protein, giving the protein MKRIIGSFMALSLLMSSAAFAAPQQHDDRDHENDRDRNAQRHDDHGNDRRDDKHDDNNRNDRRSSHNDDHRNDRRGPPYRRGERLAPDHRGNRVADYHKHHLNKPPRGHEWRQVDNNYVLIAVATGLIASVVAGR; this is encoded by the coding sequence ATGAAACGCATCATTGGGTCTTTCATGGCTTTGTCGTTGCTGATGTCCAGTGCAGCGTTCGCCGCGCCTCAGCAGCATGATGACCGCGACCACGAGAATGATCGCGACCGCAATGCGCAGCGTCACGATGATCATGGCAACGACCGCCGTGATGACAAACACGACGACAACAATCGCAATGATCGCCGCAGCAGCCATAACGACGATCACCGCAACGACCGCCGCGGCCCGCCTTACCGGCGCGGCGAGCGCCTGGCGCCGGACCATCGCGGCAATCGCGTCGCCGATTACCACAAGCATCATCTGAACAAGCCGCCGCGCGGGCACGAATGGCGCCAGGTGGACAATAACTATGTGCTGATTGCAGTGGCCACCGGCCTGATCGCAAGCGTGGTCGCCGGTCGCTAA
- a CDS encoding OprO/OprP family phosphate-selective porin — protein MKLSPTLLGSALLLALAAPAAHAEIAIDVIGGSEVSLEGLVQADGNWFHNDVQDLNGPIGANGDNSEFSIRRAELVLKGKGPGNFEWVAGYDPSVLKEVTIRGTTIRSTGRFLDNNIKYKFAGNANNYLQIGQFKQPNSLEELSSTKNNDFVSKAAVTNTYGISRRLGVAYGMGDNNWSITASAFGRELTRNQAHGSGYGARGTWAPINESGNVLHFGLSYLGYDTDDDTLRLRARPDADLTTIRLIDSGAITNVDSVGVAGAEAMWITGPFKLQSEFFQENAKRIGNNANDYKSDGWYVSGVWNITGETWGYKAGVPTTPLPNAPASGLWQLAVRYDTLDLNDGHLVSNGSTPFVDGVLGGKMDVWTIGANWYWRSNFKFALDYAKVESTRYSSATRGLVDDNPSIIEARAQFYW, from the coding sequence ATGAAACTTTCTCCTACCCTGCTCGGCTCGGCCTTGTTGCTGGCGCTGGCCGCGCCCGCTGCGCATGCCGAAATCGCCATCGATGTGATCGGCGGTTCCGAAGTCTCGCTGGAAGGCCTGGTCCAGGCCGACGGCAACTGGTTCCACAACGATGTGCAGGACCTCAATGGCCCGATCGGCGCCAACGGCGACAATTCCGAATTCAGCATCCGTCGCGCCGAGCTGGTGCTCAAGGGCAAGGGCCCGGGCAACTTCGAGTGGGTGGCCGGGTATGACCCGAGCGTGCTGAAGGAAGTCACCATTCGCGGCACCACCATCCGCAGCACCGGGCGCTTCCTCGACAACAACATCAAGTACAAGTTCGCCGGCAACGCCAACAACTACCTGCAGATCGGTCAGTTCAAGCAGCCCAACAGCCTGGAAGAACTCTCCAGCACCAAGAACAACGATTTCGTCTCCAAGGCCGCGGTGACCAATACCTACGGCATCTCGCGCCGGCTGGGCGTGGCCTACGGCATGGGCGACAACAACTGGAGCATCACCGCCAGTGCGTTCGGTCGCGAACTGACCCGTAATCAGGCCCATGGCAGCGGCTACGGCGCGCGCGGCACCTGGGCGCCGATCAACGAAAGCGGCAATGTGCTGCACTTCGGCCTCAGCTATCTGGGTTACGACACCGACGACGACACCCTGCGCCTGCGCGCGCGTCCGGACGCCGACCTGACCACCATCCGCCTGATCGACAGCGGCGCCATCACCAACGTGGACAGCGTGGGTGTGGCCGGTGCCGAGGCGATGTGGATCACCGGCCCGTTCAAGCTGCAGAGCGAATTCTTCCAGGAAAACGCCAAGCGCATCGGCAACAACGCCAACGATTACAAGAGCGATGGCTGGTACGTCAGCGGCGTCTGGAACATCACCGGCGAGACCTGGGGCTACAAGGCCGGCGTGCCGACCACCCCGCTGCCGAACGCGCCGGCCTCCGGCCTGTGGCAGCTGGCGGTGCGCTACGACACGCTGGACCTCAACGACGGCCACCTGGTCTCCAACGGCAGCACCCCGTTCGTGGACGGCGTGCTGGGCGGCAAGATGGATGTGTGGACGATCGGTGCCAACTGGTACTGGCGCTCCAACTTCAAGTTCGCGCTGGACTACGCGAAGGTGGAAAGCACCCGTTACAGCAGCGCCACGCGTGGCCTGGTCGACGACAACCCGTCGATCATCGAGGCACGCGCGCAGTTCTACTGGTAA
- the pstS gene encoding phosphate ABC transporter substrate-binding protein PstS, translated as MKLQSASLTALSLTIALALAACSPGGKDAQSGDTAKGAPSAGATAGDSKIAEISGAGASFIYPLVSKWSADYNAATGNKVNYQSIGSGGGIAQIKAGTVDFGSTDKPLDSAELQQAGLGQFPSAIGGVVPVINLEGIAPGKLRLTGALLGDIFLGKVTLWNDAAIVAANPGVTLPATKINLVHRSDGSGTTFNFSNYLSKVSPEWKSKVGEGTSVQWPGGVGGKGNEGVASYVQQIKGSIGYVELAYALQNKMPYASLQNAAGQWVEPNAESFAAAAASADWTNAKDFNLVITNAPGEKAWPITATNFMLMHKQPKDAVRSKATLEFFKWALENGQTQASELHYVPLPPELVKQIQAYWASEFK; from the coding sequence ATGAAACTGCAGTCGGCCAGCCTGACCGCCCTGTCTCTCACCATCGCCCTCGCCCTGGCCGCGTGTTCGCCCGGCGGCAAGGATGCGCAGTCCGGCGACACCGCCAAGGGCGCTCCCAGCGCAGGCGCCACCGCCGGGGACAGCAAGATCGCTGAAATCTCCGGCGCCGGTGCCTCCTTCATCTACCCGTTGGTGTCCAAGTGGTCGGCCGATTACAACGCCGCCACCGGCAACAAGGTGAACTATCAATCGATCGGCTCGGGCGGCGGTATTGCGCAGATCAAGGCCGGCACGGTGGACTTCGGTTCGACCGACAAGCCGCTGGACAGCGCCGAACTGCAGCAGGCCGGGCTGGGCCAGTTCCCGTCGGCGATCGGCGGCGTGGTGCCGGTGATCAATCTGGAAGGCATCGCACCGGGCAAGCTGCGTCTGACCGGCGCGCTGCTGGGCGACATCTTCCTGGGCAAGGTCACGCTGTGGAACGACGCGGCGATCGTCGCGGCCAACCCGGGCGTGACCCTGCCGGCGACCAAGATCAATCTGGTGCATCGCTCGGATGGCTCGGGCACCACCTTCAACTTCTCCAACTACCTCTCCAAGGTCAGCCCGGAGTGGAAGAGCAAGGTCGGCGAAGGCACCTCCGTGCAGTGGCCGGGCGGCGTCGGCGGCAAGGGCAATGAAGGTGTTGCCTCGTACGTGCAGCAGATCAAGGGTTCGATCGGTTACGTCGAACTGGCCTATGCCCTGCAGAACAAGATGCCCTACGCCTCGCTGCAGAATGCGGCCGGGCAGTGGGTGGAGCCGAATGCGGAAAGCTTCGCCGCCGCTGCCGCCAGCGCCGACTGGACCAATGCCAAGGACTTCAACCTGGTGATCACCAATGCACCGGGCGAGAAGGCCTGGCCGATCACCGCCACCAACTTCATGCTGATGCACAAGCAGCCCAAGGATGCGGTGCGCAGCAAGGCGACGCTGGAGTTCTTCAAGTGGGCGCTGGAAAACGGCCAGACCCAGGCCAGCGAGCTGCATTACGTGCCGCTGCCGCCGGAGCTGGTGAAGCAGATCCAGGCCTACTGGGCCAGCGAGTTCAAGTGA
- the phoU gene encoding phosphate signaling complex protein PhoU, with product MNQHLNDHIVKSYDEEQHRLVAEIVRMGDTAVAQLEAALDVVERRDDNAAHRIVVNDEAIDALEHAISHDVMRLALRGPMARDLREILAGLRIPADIERIGDYAANVAKRSIALNSAPPLPQTVGLRALGQMAAHAVREAVQAYRDKDADAAIRVRDEDARLDAQYTALFRELLTYMMEDPRNITPCTHLLFMAKNLERIGDHATNIAENVWFLVHGEQPLPPRLKRDDTTRVI from the coding sequence ATGAACCAGCACCTCAACGACCATATCGTCAAAAGCTACGACGAGGAGCAGCACCGTCTTGTCGCCGAGATCGTGCGCATGGGCGACACGGCGGTGGCGCAGCTGGAAGCGGCGCTGGATGTGGTGGAGCGTCGCGACGACAACGCCGCGCATCGCATCGTGGTCAATGACGAGGCGATCGACGCGCTGGAACATGCGATCAGCCACGACGTGATGCGGCTGGCCTTGCGTGGCCCGATGGCGCGCGATCTACGCGAGATTCTGGCCGGCCTGCGCATTCCTGCCGATATCGAACGCATCGGCGATTACGCGGCCAACGTCGCCAAGCGCTCGATCGCGCTCAATTCCGCACCGCCACTGCCGCAGACCGTGGGCCTGCGTGCGCTGGGCCAAATGGCCGCGCATGCCGTGCGCGAAGCCGTGCAGGCGTATCGCGACAAGGATGCCGATGCGGCGATTCGCGTGCGCGATGAAGATGCACGCCTGGATGCGCAATACACCGCGCTGTTCCGCGAGCTGTTGACCTACATGATGGAAGACCCGCGCAACATCACTCCCTGCACGCATCTGCTGTTCATGGCCAAGAATCTGGAGCGCATCGGCGACCACGCCACCAACATCGCCGAGAACGTGTGGTTCCTGGTGCATGGCGAACAACCGCTGCCACCGCGATTGAAGCGCGACGACACCACCCGCGTGATCTGA
- the pstA gene encoding phosphate ABC transporter permease PstA has protein sequence MSSVSQSLYNRRRVINVVALLLSCATAVFGLFFLAWILWTLLSKGVPGIDLNLFTKMTPPPMQEGGLLNAFFGSAVMCGLALAIGTPLGIAAGTWLAEYGNARKTGLVVRFVNDILLSAPSIVLGLFVYTLYVMQTGGRFSAFAGALSLAFIVLPVVVRTTDEMLRLVPAQMREAALSLGIPQWKVTVQVLYRSASAGILTGILLALARISGETAPLLFTAFGNQYWNSNIFQPMASVPVIMNQFAGSPYETWQTLAWSGALVLTAFVLLVSLGARALLLRNKISND, from the coding sequence ATGTCCTCGGTCTCGCAATCCCTCTACAACCGCCGCCGCGTGATCAATGTGGTGGCGCTGCTGCTGTCCTGCGCCACGGCAGTGTTCGGCCTGTTCTTCCTGGCCTGGATTCTGTGGACCTTGTTGTCCAAGGGCGTGCCGGGCATCGACCTCAATCTGTTTACCAAGATGACACCGCCGCCGATGCAGGAAGGCGGCCTGCTCAACGCCTTCTTCGGCAGCGCGGTGATGTGCGGCCTGGCGCTGGCGATCGGCACCCCGCTCGGCATTGCCGCCGGCACCTGGCTTGCCGAATACGGCAATGCGCGCAAGACCGGTCTGGTGGTGCGTTTTGTCAACGACATCCTGTTGTCGGCACCGTCAATCGTGTTGGGTCTGTTCGTCTACACGCTGTATGTGATGCAGACCGGTGGACGCTTCTCGGCGTTTGCGGGTGCGCTGTCGCTGGCCTTCATCGTGTTGCCGGTGGTGGTGCGTACCACAGACGAAATGCTGCGCCTGGTGCCGGCGCAGATGCGCGAAGCGGCGTTGTCGCTGGGTATTCCGCAGTGGAAAGTCACTGTGCAGGTGCTCTATCGCAGTGCCTCGGCCGGCATCCTGACCGGTATTTTGCTTGCTCTTGCACGTATCAGCGGCGAGACCGCGCCACTGCTATTCACCGCCTTCGGCAATCAATACTGGAACAGCAATATCTTCCAGCCGATGGCCAGCGTGCCGGTGATTATGAATCAGTTCGCCGGCAGCCCTTACGAGACCTGGCAGACGCTGGCCTGGTCCGGCGCACTGGTACTGACCGCGTTCGTGTTGTTGGTGAGCCTGGGCGCACGCGCGCTGCTCTTGCGCAACAAGATTTCCAATGACTGA
- the pstC gene encoding phosphate ABC transporter permease subunit PstC → MNATAVPEAMTAPRGRDLRDARADRLFKLALAATVVFVLLALGSAALSMLWGGRHALQAQGLSFFYSADWNPVENKYGALAPIYGTLVTALIAMVIAVPVSFGIAFFLTEVAPRWLRGPVGTAIELLAGIPSIIYGMWGLFVLVPVMTEHVTPWLNDHLGTLPLIGPLFQGPPLGIGLLTAGFVLAIMVIPFISSVMREVFLTVPTRLKESAYALGSTKWEVSWDIVLPYTRSAVIGGVFLGLGRALGETMAVAFVVGNTVRLSPSLLEPGTTIAALIANDFGEATETYRSALLLLGFVLFIVTFIVLAIARFMLMQLSRREGN, encoded by the coding sequence ATGAATGCCACCGCCGTTCCCGAAGCGATGACCGCACCACGCGGCCGCGATCTGCGCGATGCGCGTGCCGATCGCCTGTTCAAACTCGCGTTGGCCGCCACGGTCGTTTTCGTCCTGCTGGCGCTCGGCAGCGCCGCGCTGTCGATGCTGTGGGGCGGACGTCATGCCTTGCAGGCGCAAGGGCTGAGCTTCTTCTATTCCGCCGACTGGAATCCGGTCGAGAACAAATACGGCGCACTGGCGCCGATCTACGGCACCCTGGTCACCGCGTTGATCGCGATGGTGATTGCGGTGCCGGTGAGTTTCGGTATCGCGTTCTTTCTCACCGAAGTGGCGCCGCGCTGGTTGCGCGGGCCGGTGGGCACGGCAATCGAATTGCTGGCCGGCATCCCGTCGATCATCTACGGCATGTGGGGTCTGTTCGTGCTTGTGCCGGTGATGACCGAACACGTGACGCCCTGGCTCAACGATCACCTCGGCACGCTGCCGTTGATCGGCCCGTTGTTTCAGGGCCCGCCGCTGGGGATCGGGTTGCTGACCGCAGGCTTTGTACTGGCGATCATGGTGATTCCGTTTATCTCTTCGGTAATGCGCGAAGTATTTCTCACCGTACCCACGCGCTTGAAGGAATCGGCCTACGCGCTGGGGTCGACCAAGTGGGAAGTCAGCTGGGACATCGTGCTGCCCTATACCCGCTCTGCGGTGATTGGCGGCGTGTTTTTAGGCCTGGGCCGTGCACTCGGTGAAACCATGGCAGTGGCGTTCGTGGTCGGCAACACGGTGCGGTTGTCTCCGTCGCTGCTGGAGCCCGGCACCACCATCGCTGCCTTGATCGCCAATGACTTCGGCGAGGCCACCGAAACCTACCGCTCGGCGTTGTTGTTGCTCGGCTTTGTGTTGTTCATCGTGACCTTCATCGTACTGGCGATTGCGCGCTTCATGCTGATGCAGCTGTCGCGTCGGGAGGGCAACTGA
- the pstS gene encoding phosphate ABC transporter substrate-binding protein PstS produces the protein MIHSLKTRLAVGVLAASLALCAQAADVTGAGASFIYPVMSKWSADYNAATKKQVNYQSIGSGGGIAQIKAASVDFGSSDAPLKPEELAAAGLAQFPSVIGGVVPVVNVAGIAPGALKLDGKTLGDIFIGKVSTWNDPAIAALNPGVKLPEGKITVVHRSDGSGTSFNFTNYLSKVNPDWKSKVGEGTAVQWPTGIGGKGNEGVAAYVKQIKGGIGYVELSHALQNKMAYTAMKNAAGKFVQPSDETFAAAANSADWANSKDFYLVMTNAAGDNAWPITATNFILVQKKPKSQEGLKNTLDFFRWVYSKGDAQAKQLDYVPLPDSLVTQIEGYWAKNLPK, from the coding sequence GTGATCCACTCTTTGAAGACCCGTCTGGCCGTGGGCGTGCTTGCCGCCTCGCTGGCGCTGTGCGCCCAGGCCGCCGATGTCACCGGCGCCGGTGCGTCGTTTATTTATCCGGTGATGTCCAAGTGGTCGGCCGACTACAACGCGGCCACCAAGAAGCAGGTCAACTATCAATCGATCGGTTCGGGCGGCGGCATTGCCCAGATCAAGGCGGCCAGTGTGGACTTCGGCTCGTCCGATGCCCCGCTCAAGCCGGAAGAACTGGCAGCGGCCGGTCTGGCGCAGTTCCCGTCGGTGATCGGCGGCGTGGTGCCGGTGGTCAACGTGGCGGGCATCGCACCCGGTGCGCTAAAGCTGGATGGCAAGACCCTGGGCGACATCTTCATTGGCAAGGTCAGCACCTGGAACGATCCGGCCATCGCCGCGCTCAATCCGGGCGTGAAGCTGCCCGAGGGCAAGATCACCGTGGTGCATCGCTCGGATGGTTCGGGCACCAGCTTCAACTTCACCAACTACCTGTCCAAGGTCAACCCGGACTGGAAGAGCAAGGTCGGTGAAGGCACGGCGGTGCAGTGGCCGACCGGCATCGGCGGCAAGGGCAACGAGGGCGTGGCCGCCTACGTCAAGCAGATCAAGGGCGGCATCGGCTATGTCGAGCTGTCCCATGCGCTGCAGAACAAGATGGCCTATACCGCGATGAAGAACGCTGCCGGCAAGTTCGTGCAGCCCTCCGATGAGACCTTCGCCGCCGCTGCCAACAGCGCCGACTGGGCCAACAGCAAGGACTTCTATCTGGTGATGACCAACGCCGCCGGCGACAACGCCTGGCCGATCACCGCCACCAACTTCATCCTGGTTCAGAAAAAGCCCAAGAGCCAGGAAGGCCTCAAGAACACGCTGGACTTCTTCCGTTGGGTCTACAGCAAGGGCGATGCCCAGGCCAAGCAGCTGGACTACGTGCCGCTGCCGGACAGCCTGGTGACCCAGATCGAAGGCTACTGGGCCAAGAATCTGCCCAAGTAA
- the rnt gene encoding ribonuclease T produces the protein MPMNEPVDLQPASSFLPMSRRFRGYLPVVVDVETGGFDWNKHALLEIACVPIEMDAEGRFFPGETASAHLVPAPGLEIDPKSLEITGIVLDHPFRFAKQEKDALDHVFAPVRAAVKKYGCQRAILVGHNAHFDLNFLNAAVARVGHKRNPFHPFSVFDTVTLAGVAYGQTVLARAAQAAGLDWNAADAHSAVYDTEQTARLFCKIANAWPGPV, from the coding sequence ATGCCGATGAACGAACCGGTCGACCTGCAGCCTGCTTCCTCCTTTTTGCCCATGTCGCGGCGCTTTCGCGGCTATCTGCCCGTGGTGGTGGATGTGGAAACCGGTGGATTCGACTGGAACAAACACGCGCTGCTGGAAATCGCCTGCGTGCCGATCGAAATGGATGCCGAAGGTCGCTTCTTTCCGGGCGAAACCGCCAGCGCACATCTGGTGCCGGCGCCCGGCCTGGAGATCGACCCGAAGTCGCTGGAAATCACCGGCATCGTGCTCGACCACCCGTTCCGCTTCGCCAAGCAGGAGAAAGACGCGCTGGATCATGTGTTCGCGCCAGTGCGTGCGGCGGTGAAGAAGTACGGCTGCCAGCGCGCGATCCTGGTCGGCCACAACGCGCATTTCGATCTGAACTTCCTCAACGCGGCAGTTGCGCGCGTTGGCCACAAACGCAATCCGTTTCATCCGTTCAGCGTGTTCGACACCGTGACCTTGGCCGGTGTGGCGTACGGGCAAACCGTGCTGGCACGCGCGGCGCAAGCTGCGGGCCTGGACTGGAATGCGGCCGATGCGCATAGCGCGGTGTACGACACCGAGCAGACTGCGCGGTTGTTTTGCAAGATTGCCAATGCGTGGCCGGGGCCTGTTTGA